CCACTTATTAAACAAAATGGGGAGTACAACCAGTTGTCATATTTTGCAAAATTGCTGCCTTTAATTCTTTTGAAAAAGCCAGCATATTTAAAATCACCAACAGCCCTTACAAGGAGTATGACACCTATTGTGATACCTGCTGGTTTCAGGAACGGAAAATAACTGACAGGTACTTTGCTGGAATAGCCCAGAGCCAGAGAAACGCCTGCAAAGCAAAAAAGAACAATCGCGACAATTAAAGTGCCAACAGGGCCAGGGGTAAAGACCGGTTCACCGATTACAACAGGAACCATATTTCGAATATCGAATTTGAAACCTAATGCCCAAAAAATATGAAGAAATGCGATAATTATAAACGACACTGTCAGAGATATTGATATAATTTGCATATTATCCTTTTGGGGACATAACGTTGAATTCACTGGCCCGCGCTGTTTGCGGGTCCAGTGGAATGACCTGTTCAACCACAGGATTAGTACCGAGCCTCGTGCCTCGGCACGGTTACTAATCCTTCATTTGTTATGTGATTCATTTGAAGTGGGATTTTGATTTTCTGAGTACTTCAATAAACTCATCAATCTCAGTTTTAGTAATTATAAGTGGTGGATCAATCCTAAATGATGAACCTCGATTTCCCAATATATATCCCTTTTCAATAAGGTCACTATAAATGTCATATGTAATTTCTTTGTTCTTGATATCAACAGCAAGCATCAACCCTCTTCCACGAACTTCAGGAATAATTTCATTATCAACAAGCGATTCAAGATGGTTGTGGAGTAACAATCCATTACTTTCCGCTTTTGATATCAAATTATTTTCTTCAATGAATTTAATAACCCCATGTACAATCGAAGCTCCCAAAGGATCATTTTGATGGGATTGGGAATAATGAAACGGATTTAGTTCTAACTGCCTTGCAGTAGATTCGTTGATAAGAGCAATACTCACAGGGTATCCGTTTCCAATTCCTTTGCCAACAGCGATAAAATCGGGGTTAATGTCATAATGTTGATAGCCAAACCATTTGCCGGTTCGCCCGACGCCTGTTGTCACTTCATTGGCGATAATTTTTCCTCCGTTGTCTTGAACAATTTTGACGATATTTCCTATTAACGCTTTTGGAGGAAACCGCACAAAACCAGAAGAGCTGCCTGGTTCAAAAATAAACTCAGATACGTCTTTGGGTATTTTTTGAAGCACTTCACATGATAGATCGCACTTTTCCTTATCAGGGCATGTTTTACATTGCTCCCAATTTAGCAAATACCAATTCCTGGATTTGTCGATTATTGAAGAATATGCGCCAAGGTATGAGTCATGAAGTGTCAAAGATACGTTTTTCTC
Above is a window of Desulfotignum balticum DSM 7044 DNA encoding:
- a CDS encoding DUF3995 domain-containing protein codes for the protein MQIISISLTVSFIIIAFLHIFWALGFKFDIRNMVPVVIGEPVFTPGPVGTLIVAIVLFCFAGVSLALGYSSKVPVSYFPFLKPAGITIGVILLVRAVGDFKYAGFFKRIKGSNFAKYDNWLYSPFCLISGGAFLYLAKNLT
- a CDS encoding aminotransferase class III-fold pyridoxal phosphate-dependent enzyme; amino-acid sequence: MEHVFFCTGHEIKIPNIVKSEGLYLYDEKGKAYMDLESGVWCTSLGHSNAEINNIIKNQIELLMHAGFCYSNEILEKSAKSILDIAGLDNGKSVFLCSGSEAIEVSRQMAKHLTEKNVSLTLHDSYLGAYSSIIDKSRNWYLLNWEQCKTCPDKEKCDLSCEVLQKIPKDVSEFIFEPGSSSGFVRFPPKALIGNIVKIVQDNGGKIIANEVTTGVGRTGKWFGYQHYDINPDFIAVGKGIGNGYPVSIALINESTARQLELNPFHYSQSHQNDPLGASIVHGVIKFIEENNLISKAESNGLLLHNHLESLVDNEIIPEVRGRGLMLAVDIKNKEITYDIYSDLIEKGYILGNRGSSFRIDPPLIITKTEIDEFIEVLRKSKSHFK